The window GTCAGACATAATCTTAAACGCCAATGCACAGAACGGCTCATCTTCACTCGTTCTTCTTTCAATCTCCTCACCTGTTTCAGGTGAAATTCCTTTTACAGCTGCAATGTCCACTGGTGATGGCAAGTAGTCAACAACAGCATCCAAAAGTGGCTGAACACCTTTATTTCTATATGATGAGCCACATAAAACAGGAGTCATCTGCAGGTTTATTGTTGCTTTTCTTATCGCAGCTTTGAGTTCGTCAACCGTGATCTCTTCGCCTTCTAAATATTTTATCATAATCTCTTCGTCTGTTTCAGCTACAGCTTCTAAAAGTTTTATTCTGTACTCTTCAGCAATGTCTTTTATCTCATCTGGTATCTCTGTTTCCTGTGCAACCTTTCCTAAATCATCTACATATATAATAGCCTTCATTGTAAGAAGGTCAACAACACCTTTAAATGTGTCCTCTTTACCAATTGGAACCTGGATTGCAACAGGATTTGCACCAAGTCTTTCTTTCATCATCTCAATGACATTGAAGAAATTAGCACCCATTATATCCATCTTGTTAACATATGCAATCCTTGGAACACGGTATTTATCTGCCTGTCTCCACACAGTCTCTGATTGAGGTTCTACGCCGCCTTTTGCACAAAATATTGCAATAGCCCCATCCAGCACGCGCAAAGACCTTTCTACTTCAACTGTGAAGTCAACATGCCCTGGTGTGTCAATGATGTTTATTCTATGTCCTCGCCACTCACAAGTTGTAGCAGCCGAGGTTATAGTAATACCTCTTTCCTGTTCCTGCTCCATCCAGTCCATGGTAGCTGTACCTTCATGGACTTCACCCATTTTATGAACTTTACCAGTGTAGAAAAGAATTCTCTCTGTTGTTGTTGTTTTCCCCGCATCTATATGAGCCATAATACCTATATTTCTTGTTTTTTCAAGTGGAAACTGCCTAGGCAATTTCTTCTGTCCTCCTTGTCAAAAAAGTAATTTTACCATCTATAATGTGCAAAGGCTCTATTCGCTTCTGCCATTCTATGTGTATCTTCTTTCTTCTTAACTGCTCCACCTGTGTTGTTTGCAGCATCCATAATCTCTGCAGCAAGCTTTTCCTTCATTGTTCTTTTGTCTTTTCTCTCTCTTGCATACTCAACAAGCCATCTCAAACCAAGCGAAAGTCTTCTATCAGGTGAAACTTCAATTGGAATCTGATATGTCGCACCACCAACTCTTCTTGGCCTTACTTCCAGTACCGGCATAACATTATTAAGTGCTTGTTCTAACACTTCAAGTGGATCCTTACCCGTCTTCTCTCTAACTATATCAAATGCACCATATACTATCTTTTGTGCAATAGATTTTTTCCCATCTTTCATTACTTTGTTTATGAGTTTTGCCACAACTTTGTCGTTGTAAACTGGGTCTGGTAATATCTCCCTTTTCTTAACTGGTCCTCTTCTTGGCAAACTCTACCCCTCCTTTTTAAAAACTCTAACTGCCTCTTTAGGCCTTACAACAACTTATGCTGCTTTCTCAGATGTATTATTTCTTTGCAGTGCCTGCTGCCTGTTGTTTTGGCCTTTTTGCACCGTATTTAGAACGGCCTTGTCTTCTGTTAGCAACACCAGCACAGTCCAGTGCACCTCTTATAATATGGTATCTAACACCTGGTAAGTCCTTGACTCTTCCACCTCTTACCAATACAACAGAGTGTTCCTGCAAGTTGTGACCAATACCAGGAATGTACGCTGTCACTTCAATACCATTTGTAAGTCTGACTCTTGCTACCTTTCTCAAAGCAGAGTTTGGCTTTTTAGGAGTGATAGTCTTTACAACTGTGCAAACTCCTCTTCTCTGTGGACAGCTTATGTCGTAGTATTTCTTTTTAAGTGAATTAAAACCTTTTTGAAGCGCTGGTGCCTTTGACTTATCAACCTTCTTTTCTCGGCCATATCTTACAAGCTGGTTTATTGTTGGCATCTGTACACCTCCTTGTTAAAAATCTTATTCAATTATTGCGGCAGAGGATGCTGCCACACTTATACCACAAATCTTACCAAGTTCTTTTTCTTGACTTTGTCAGTTTGAAACTCAAAAAGCTTGGGGGGACTGGGATTGACAAAATATGGACCTCAATTTTGTCACTACATCATTTGCTAATACCAATAAATTCTAAGCCTTCCTCATATGTGATGAAATTTTTTGGCCCCTTTATCTTCATCACATTCAGTATATCTCCAGCTCCTCCTTCTGTCCTTTGCTTTATCAAATATTTCTTCCCTTTTATCTCTATTTCAATAAAATTCATTGAATCTATTGCTTCCATTATCCCTTCACTACTTATTCCTTTACCTTTTTTCCTCAAAATATATTCCAATGTCCTCTGTAATAAAAATGCCAAAAAACATATCACAAAATGTCCTTTTATTCTGCTTTCTGTAAAGTGATATATCGGTCGTACTTCTAAACAGCTTTTCATTACTCTGAAAGACTGTTCTATCTTCCATAAATCGTGATATGCTCCTAAAACTTCTTCTACATCCATATCCTTTTTGCTCGTTTGTATTGCATAGTAACCGTCAAACTTCTCATCTCGTTTTATCGCTTCCTCATCCAATACATATTCTTCTGACTTTGATTTCTTCTTCAAATATTTCCTCGCACCTTTTTTCTCTAAGGCTGTTATACTTCCTTTGTTCTCTAAAAGCTCTTTGGCTTTTGATACCAATCTCTCTCTGTCTTCTTTGTCTTTCTTAGCTCTCTTGCTTGAATAGGTTATTATCAGTCTCTCTTCTATTTTAAACTCTTTACACTCTTCATCCTTGATAACATTTGTTCTTTCCAATACCTTATATTTGAATTCATCTCCATAAATTTCTTCAGCATTCAAACATCTTTTGCCATCAAGTCTTTTATATCCTTCTTCATTAAAAACTTCATCTAAAATTTCTTTACTTGCATTCTTTAATCTGCTTGCTACTATATAATCGT is drawn from Caldicellulosiruptor naganoensis and contains these coding sequences:
- the rpsL gene encoding 30S ribosomal protein S12 codes for the protein MPTINQLVRYGREKKVDKSKAPALQKGFNSLKKKYYDISCPQRRGVCTVVKTITPKKPNSALRKVARVRLTNGIEVTAYIPGIGHNLQEHSVVLVRGGRVKDLPGVRYHIIRGALDCAGVANRRQGRSKYGAKRPKQQAAGTAKK
- the rpsG gene encoding 30S ribosomal protein S7 encodes the protein MPRRGPVKKREILPDPVYNDKVVAKLINKVMKDGKKSIAQKIVYGAFDIVREKTGKDPLEVLEQALNNVMPVLEVRPRRVGGATYQIPIEVSPDRRLSLGLRWLVEYARERKDKRTMKEKLAAEIMDAANNTGGAVKKKEDTHRMAEANRAFAHYRW